GAGCAGGATAGAAAATGCAAAGAGAAAAAGCTATAGAGTTATTGGAAAAACACGTTACTACTCCTCATATCATCAGACATTGCTATGCAGTGGAGGCTGTAATGAGAAAGTTAGCTGAGAAACTAGAGCCAGAGAAAATTGATGACTGGGGGATAGCTGGACTATTACATGATTTAGACAATGATTTGGTGGACTGGGAAAGTGATATGTCAGTTCATGGCCCGAAAACTGTGGAAGTAATGAAGGTAGAGGGTATAGGAAATGAACAGATGTATAGAGCTATTTTGGCGCATAATCCAGCAAATGGAAGTAAGATTGAAAGTACATTTGAAAGAGCAATGTACGCAGCTGATCCCATAACTGGATTTATCAATGCTATTGCACTAGTATACCCAGATAAAAAAATTAAAAGTGTAAAGGTTAAGTCTATAGTAAAGCGCATGAAAGAAACTAGATTTGCAGCTGGAGCAAATAGAGAGGCAATGAAATCAATAGAGCTTCTCGATATTTCATTTGAAGAATTTGCTGAGCTTGCTTTGAATGCCATGTGTGAAATTGATTCTGTACTTGAATTATAATCCGCTATTTTACTTACTTGCAACTGCCAGTTGACAAATTACAAAGTCTAATTGGTAGAGTGCAACTGCCCAAAATATTATTATTAAACTAAGAAAACATTATTTTGATATGTAACAATATAGGAGGTAAGGATAATGATATTGGCGGACAAGATTATTTTATTAAGAAAGAAAAGTGGATGGTCACAAGAAGAGCTAGCAGAAAAATTGAATGTATCTAGACAATCTATATCAAAATGGGAAGGCGCTCAATCGGTTCCTGGTATGGATAAAATACTTCAACTAAGTGAAATTTTCGGTGTAAGCACGGATTATTTACTAAAGGATAGTATAGAGCTAGAAGAATATGTAGAGCAAGAATCCAAAAGCGAAGAATCGAGTATGAGATATGTATCAATGGAAGAGGCTAATTCATATTTGGATTTGACTCAAAATATAGCTCATAAAATGGCTCTTGGAGTTGCTATGTGCATAATGTCACCAGCAATAATAATAACTCTATCAAATTTATACTTGCTTGAACAATTTTCGTTTTCTGAAAATCAATCACAAGCAATTGCATTGACATTATTTTTTATAACAATAGCAAGTGCAGTTGTTATATTTATAAGTATTGGAATGAAATTCAAGGATTTTGAATACCTAAAAACTGAACCTATAGAAACTGAATATGGTGTATCAGGTATGGTTAAATCCAAAATGAAAGCATATAAAGAAACATATAGTAAGTACAATATTATAGGAGTAACTTTATGTATACTTTCGGTGCTTCCAGTAATACTATCTTCATTTGCAGATAAAGATTTAACAGATGGAATAGGAGTTATAGGAACACTATTTATGGTAGCTGTTGGAGTTTTCATGCTAGTTACAGTAGGAACTATATGGTCTAGCTTTAATGTACTTCTTCAAGAAGGAGAGTATTCTGTAGAGGGAAAGGCGAAATCAAAAGTAGTTGGAAGTATTGCAGGAATATACTGGCTCCTTACTACAGCTTTATATCTATTTATTAGCTTCTACTATGGAGCATGGGATAAGAGCTGGATGATATGGCCAGTAGCTGGGGTATTATTTGGAGCTGTTGCTGCTATTGCGAACTTAGTTATAAAAAGTAAGAAATGATTAGGAGGATTAAATGCAAATACAAAAGCTAGTAATAGGAATGCATGAATCAAATTGCTATATTGTAAGTGAGGATAATAAGGCTCTAATAATTGACCCAGGTGGTGAAGCTAGTAGAATTATTAAGCAAGTTCAAAGAAATAATTTATCGATTGTAGCAATCGCACTTACTCATTATCACTGTGATCATATAGAAGCAGCTTTAGAGTTAAAGAAGGCTTTTGACTGTCCTATTTATGCTCATAAAAAAGAGCTAAAAGGTCTACAGGACCCAAAGATAAATCATACTGAAACTTTAGGAAGAAAAGCTATATCTATAACTCCTGATGTTTTACTAAGTGAAGGTTCGAAAATAAATATAACAGATGATATATATTTAGAGACTATTCATACTCCAGGACATACACCAGGAGGGATTTGCCTTTATTCAAAGCTACAAAAGCTAGCATTCACTGGGGATACTTTATTTGAAGATGGATTAGGAAGAACTGATTTAGAAGGTGGAAATGAAGACCTTATGAAAAAATCAGTCTCAAATAAAATTTCACTATGGGAGGATGATATTAATATTTATCCTGGGCATGGGAATTCAGTTAGCATGAAAGAATTGAGAAGAAGAGGCATAATGTATCTTAAGTAGATTTTGGAAATTCTGCATATTAGGAGAGTGAGAATTGTGGACCAAAATAAATCAAATAAGACTATTATCGTAGCGCTGATTATATTAATTATCAGTATGACCTTTATATTTATTATGGATAAAACTAAACAAACTGATACAAGTGAAGAAACTAATGCAGATAAGCTATATGCTCATAAATCTGAGTATATAGGAGACAGCAGTAATATATCAGGATTACTAAATTTACTTCCATATTCTGAGTATAAGACTAGCATAGAGCTCTCAACATCTGATAAACCCTACGGACTAAAGGTTATATATAATATTGGTGATTCAGCTGTAAATATTTCAGATTTAAAAAATCAATTTTACAATAATGCTCTAATTATTTTTTCCTTGATAGAAAACGTAGATTATATTGATTTTGAATTGATTGATGACGATAGTGCAGAGCCTGAAATCCATCATTACGACAGAAAAGAGATACAAGATAGTCATATAGATAACTTGTATGGATACTCAGCAGATTTGCAAACTTTCGAAAACTTTTTAATGGAAAAAGTTTATATGCCAGGAGGTTCTTGACCTAACTAAATAGTGCTAGGTTAGTACTAACATGTAATAATAATCACTAACTTTATATAAAGGGGCATAATTATGGGGAAAAATATAGAGGTTTATGAGTCTTTGATTAATAAAATTCTATCAAACGAGCTAAATCAGAAGGCTAACTCAAATTCAATTTATAAAGAAAAATTAGAGCCTGGTACATCAGGCTCTATTATTGCGTCATATATCAAGATGATTGTAGAGAAGGGACTGAGGCATTATAAGTCCGATAATGATGATTTATCTAAGCAAATTGAGATTACAAATAAAATAATTGAAAATTTAAGTGTATTAGTCGAAGAATCTGAGCTAGAAAAATATTCATTAACAGAAGAGTATATGCTAAAGGCTATAGGGGATAAACTTGCAGCTAAAGACAACATAAAGCAGTGGTTACCACAGACATCTGTAGCAAGTAGTAGTTTATTTACTGGAGCAATACATGAGCCACCAGTATATGCTGAATTAAAGAGAGAAATAGCTTCGGCTGACCGTATTGACTTGTTAGTATCGTTTATAAAGTTTAGTGGTCTTAGACTGATTTATGATGATTTGAAAGAGCATACTAAATCAAAGAAATTAAGAGTTATCACTACTAGCTATATGGGAGCATCTGATTTAAAAGCTATCCAAGAACTTGCAAAGCTTCCAAATACTGAAGTTAAGGTATCTTATGATACTAATAGGACTAGATTACATGCAAAAGCATATTATTTCCATAGAAATACTGGATTTAGTACTGCATACATAGGCTCATCTAATTTATCTCAAGCTGCTCTAAGTGAGGGTACAGAGTGGAATATGAAAGTCTCTGAATATACTTCTGCAGAAATTATTAATAAGTATAGGGTTACATTTGAAACTTATTGGAATTTAAATGAATTTCAAGTTTTCAATCCAGATAATTTACTTGATGTACAGAAATTAAAACATGCATTATCTAATGAAAAACACGAAGAGAAATCGAATGAATATTTCTTTGATTTAGTTCCTTATGCATATCAGCAGGAAATTTTAGATAGATTGGAAATAGAAAGAGAGGTTTACAATTCTTATTATAATCTTATAGTAGCAGCTACAGGAACAGGGAAAACCATGGTTTCTGCTTTTGATTTTAAGAATTTTTATAAAGATAATCCATCAGCAAAGCTTCTATTTCTAGCTCACAGAGAAGAGATTTTATCACAGAGTGTAATGGCGTTTAGAGGAGTATTAAAGGATGCCAACTTTGGTGAGCTATGGGTAGGCAACCACAGACCATCTATTTTTAATCATGTTTTTGCTTCTATACAGACATTGAATAGTAACGAGCAGTACAAAGAGTTTGCATGTGATTATTTTGATTATATTGTACTAGATGAAAGCCACCACACTACTGCAAGCTCATATAGGAAGATACTAAGTCATTTTGATTCTAAGATTATGCTAGGGCTGACAGCTACACCTGAAAGACTTGATGGAGAGGATATTTTAGAATTTTTCAATCATAGAATCGCTTATGAAATAAGACTAAGAGAAGCGATAGAGAGAAATTTGCTTTGTCCTTTTCATTATTTTGGAGTTTCGGAGACTGTAGATTTGAGCAATGTTAAGTGGCAAAATGGTCGTTATGATACTCTTGAATTAAGTGATAAGTACATAGGGAATCTAGCTAGAGATATAGGAATTGTTTCTGCTATTGATAGATATGTTACATCTAGGAACTCAATTAAAGGCCTAGGTTTTTGTGTAAGCAAAGAGCATGCAAGGTATATGGCTAATAGTTTTAATGAAAAAGGTATTTCTTCTATTTCGTTAGATTCTGATTCTAGTGATGAAGTGAGAAGAGGAGCAAAGGATAAGCTTATATCTGGTGATATAAAGTTTATTTTTGTTGTGGATTTATATAATGAAGGCGTAGATATACCACAGATTAATACAGTTTTATTTCTTAGACCTACAGAGTCAGCAACAGTATTTATACAGCAGTTAGGGAGAGGGCTTAGGTTACATGAGAGCAAAGATGTACTTACAGTACTTGATTTTATAGGACAAGGCAGAAAGGAATATAATTATCAAGTTAAGTTTCAATCTATGATTGGGAGATTACATCATTCAATTGACAAAGAGATAAATCAGGATTTCCCAACTTTGCCCAAAACTTGCTTTATTCAGCTTGAAAAGGTTGCAAGAGATATAATACTTGATAATATATCTAGCTCATATTGTAACAAAAATAAATTAAAACAAATGGTAAATGCTTTTCCTTTGGTTTGCAGTTTGCCATTTAATCTTATTAATTTTCTAGAGCATTATAATTTAACCCCGCAGGTGCTTTATAAAGCATCGACTCTATCAGAGCTTTCGTCTTCGTATGAAGCGAGTTCATCTATTTTTGATAATATTAAGGTTTTAAAGTCTCCTTTTATGAAAGTAAGTAAGATTAATGATTATGGATGGTTGAATTTTTTAGATGAGTTTTTAGCTAGTCCAGATAAAATATTACTTGAAAAAGACAAGAGAAGACTTTTGATGCTTTATTATACTATGTTTCAAAATGAACCAGAGCAAGATATTGTAGAAGTATTTCAAAGTATGAAGCAAAACAAGGCCTTGTATGAGGAATTAAAGGATTTAGTAAAGTACAATTTAAGTAAAATTGACCATCTACCAAATATAATTAATATATCAGATGATGTTCCACTTGAGCTACATGCTTCATATTCTACCGATCAGGTCTTATCAGCACTAGGTGTTCATACAACTGACAAAAAAGCTCCTTTTAGAGAGGGAGTCAAATATATAGAAGAACTAAATCTAGATGTATTTTTTATAACTTTAAATAAAAGTGATAAATTGTTCAAGGAATCTACTATGTATGAAGACTATGCAATTAACGAAGAACTTTTTCACTGGCAATCACAGAGTAGAACTACTGTAAATAGTTCTACCGGAAGAAGATACATCAATATGAAAGAGAACAAAAGTAAAGTATTATTATTAGTTAGAGAAGAAAAATCTGATTCATATGGAGCGACTGAGACTTTTAAATGTCTAGGTCTTGCTTCTTATGTTTCGCACGAAGGTTCAGCTCCTATTAGTATCATATATAAGTTAGATAACAAAATGCCTATGAATATTTTAAGGTCATCTAACCAAGTTGTTAATATATAAATATATTTAATACATATTTATGATTCTCGAAATAAAGAGTACTTCATAAATATGTATTTTTTTGAAAAAATATGTATTGAAATAAAAAAAGGGTATAAAGATTAAAAGCTTTTTACTTATAGGGGGTTATACCATGAAAAAACAAGTAATTATGCTATGTTTTCTTACTATACTTATACTTATATATCCAATTAATATTTTTGCGGCTGAAGGCTTGAATTTCACAAAAGAAGAAACTGAATTTATAAAAAATCATCCAGTTATTAAGTTAGGAATAGATCCAAATTTTGTTCCATTTGAATTTTATGATGAAAATAATGAATATAAAGGAATTACAGCTGATTATTTAGAGCTAATAAGACAAAAGACAGGGCTTGAGTTTGAAATTCAAAGAAATTTGACTTGGCCAGAGGCATATGACAAAGCTCTTTCCAGAGAGATTGATGTTCTTCCAGCTGTATCAAAGACCGATGAAAGAGAGCAGCATTTTATATTTTCTGAGCCTTATTATTATTTCAAAAGAGTCATAGTTACAAGAAATGATATTAGTGGAATTAACAGTATAGAAGATTTAAAAAATATGACTGTAGCAGTGCAAAGGAATAGTTCTCATCACAGTTATCTTTTGTCCTATCCAAATATAAATCTTAGTCTGTATGATTCTGTTGAAACTGCACTTACAGCTGTAGCGGATGGAAGTGAAAAAGTATTTGTTGGAAATTTAGCTACTACAAATTACTTAATTAAATCCAATGGAATTACAAATCTAAAGTTTATAGCATTTGAAGCTGAAAAACAACAGGCTTTGTATTTTGCGGTGAGAAAAGATTGGCCAGAGCTTACAAGTATACTAAATAAAGCCTTAGACTCTATAACTCAAGAAGATAAAATAGCCATTAATGATAAGTGGATTGAGTTCGAGGTAGAGCTAGATTATGGGCCAATTATAAGGCTTATATTGATTATTGGTTCGTTTGTAGCTGCTATTTTAGGAGTTTCTTTTTATTGGATAATTCGTTTAAGAAAAGAGATTAGGGTTAGAGAGCAAATCCAGAAAGACTTGAAAAAAGCAAAAAAAGAAGCTGATGAAGCGAATGAGTTTAAATCAGGATTTATGGCTAGGATGTCCCATGAGATAAGAACACCTCTTAATGCAATTACAGGCATGGCATATCTTCTTAAAAAAACTGATATTTCATTAACCCAGAGTATGTATGTGGACAGGATAACTCAAGCATCTAACAACATGCTCAGCATAATAAATGATATTTTGGATTTTTCTAAGATAGAGGCAGGAAAAGTTGAAATAGAGGAAGCTTCTTTTAGTATAGACGATATAATTCAAAATGTAGTAAATATTGTTTCATATAAAATAGAGGAACAAGAGATAGGGTTTAGGTTGTCAAAAGACTCTCAGCTACCAAATTGGTTTATTGGGGATCCAAAAAGAATTGAGCAGGTTCTACTTAATATATTAAATAATGCTGCAAAATTTACTCAAAAAGGTGAGGTAGCCTTGGATATAAGATTAATAGCTAAAGAAAGTGATATTTATCATATATCATTTAACATTAAAGACACAGGAATAGGAATGACTCAGCAGCAAGTAGAAAAATTGTTTAGTCCGTTTGTGCAAGGAGACAGTAGTATTAATAGGAGGTTTGGAGGCTCAGGGTTAGGACTATCAATAGTTAAAAATCTAGTTGAAATGATGGGTGGAAGCATAAATGTTTTTTCTACTCCAGATGAAGGCTCTACATTTATTATAAATTTATCTCTAAGAGCTGATAAAATTAAAGAAGATGAATATTTAGCTAAATTATCAACTAAACATTTTAGCGGTTTGAGGACATTGGTTTTAGAAAAATCAGGAACAAGTATGAATTTAATCGATAGTTATCTTAGCTCTTTTGGGATGCACTGTGAGCTTACTAGTTCAGAAGAAAGTGCTCTTAGTATGTTAGAAGCAGCTGATGGAAAGTTTGCAAAGCCATTTGATTTGATTATTATAGATTACAATACTCCTGCATCTGGAGGATTTAGATTTGTGGATGTGGTTCATAGCAATACTAAAATTGCCAAAATGCCTAAGATAATCATTTTGCTTCCAATGATGAGAGAGGATTTATTTGACAATCTAAATGAGCACAATATAGATGTGGGTATAGGAAAACCAATTATTCCTTCAATCTTACTTAATGCTATTTTCGATATATTTAATCTAACAGCTGTTTCAGCATCAAGCATAAGCACAACTAAATCAAATGATTTAGAAAAATTAGATAAAATATATAAGGTTTTGTTGGTTGAGGATAATAAAACAAATCAAATGATAGCAAAATCAATCCTTGAACAGGTTGGGATAGAATGTATAGTCGCTAACGATGGACAAATTGCAGTTGAAAAATTCAAAATTCATATGAATGATATTTCTTTGATATTGATGGATCTTCATATGCCAGTTATGAATGGATATGAAGCAGCAAATGAAATAAGAAAGATATCAAGTGAAATACCTATTGTGGCTATGACTGCAGATGTAATTTTAGGAGTGAGAGAAAAATGTGAAGAAAGTGGAATATATCACTATATAAGCAAGCCTTTTGCTCCAGATAAGCTAATTTCACTTGTAAAAGAGATTATTATAAATTCTAATATGAAGGAGCTTAATAAAGCAGAGAATACAAATGATTACAACGAGAAAGTACTAGATGAAGAAGCTGGCCTTAAATATATGGGAGGAAATAGACAGTTATATCATGATATTTTAAATGAATATTTAAAAGAAAATAAAAATACAGCAGATTTAATTTCTCAAGCAATTTATGATAGAAGATATGATGATGCAGAAAAATTAGTTCATAAAATAAAAAGTAGTTCAGGCAGTATTGGAGCTAAAAGCCTTTACGAAGCTGCTATTAGGTTACAAAAATCTCTATCTGATAATAATGATAAAGCTATAGAAGTTAATAGATTGAATTTTACAATACTATTTAATAAATTGATGAAAGAAATTGAAGGAATTATTTAACTGCGAGCAGTTTGGTTTAGCTATAGGAGGATGGTTATGTTTGTAAAAATATTATTAGTAGATGATTCAGCCTCAGATCGTATGATAATTAAAAATATGCTACAGGATTATAGTATCTATACTGCTTGTGATGGAATTGAAGCCATAGAATATATAGAAAACTGTGATGATATTGATTTAATGATTTTGGATTTAAATATGCCAAATATGAATGGATTTCAAGTACTCGAAATTTTAAATTCAAGATATAAGGATAAAAATATCAAAACCATTATATTAACTAGCTATGACGAAATTGATAATGAAATAAGAGGTTTACAGATGGGAGCAGTTGATTATATTCGTAAGCCAATTCATATGAATTCTTTAAAGGCTAGGATAGAAGTTCATGCTCAATTATTAAAAACTCAAAGAATTCTAGAACAGCAGTTACAAGAACAAGGGCTTACATTAGATTTGATTATTAATCAAGCACCTATTGGAATTGCTATCTCCTATAGCTCGGATTTAAATAATATCTGGAGGGATGAATACTGCATTTTTAGTCCAATGTTTCTAAACATAACTGGAAGGAGCAGGCATGAATTGATTAGCCTAGGATGGGAAAATATTTCCCATCCAGATGATTTAGATGATGAGCTTGTTTATAATAATAAGCTTAGGACTGGAGAGCTCGAAAGCTATACTATTGATAAAAGAATTATAAAACCTGATGGTTCAGTTGTATGGGTTCACCTAATTATGTCAAATATCTATCTTTCTCCTGAACGTCCCTGTAATCAAATTTGCTTGATTCAAGATATTACACAAAGAAAGTCATTTGAAAATGCATTAATTGAAAGTGAGAGAAGTAAATCAGTGCTTTTATCCCATCTTCCAGGACTTGCATATAGGTGTAATTATGATGATGACTGGACTATGCAGTTTGTATCGGAAGGCTGCTATGAGCTTACAGGGTATAAAGCTGATAGCTTACTTCATAACAAGGAATTATCATATAATGATATAATATCTCCTGAATATAGAGAAATTCTAAGTAATGAATGGAAGACAGTGCTAAGAAATAGAGATAGCTTTAGCTATGAATACGAAATTATTACTTCAACAAAAGAAAAAAAATGGGTGATAGAGTTAGGCGAAGGGATATTTGACAAAGATGGCAATATAGAAGCATTAGAGGGAATTGTAATTGACATTTCATATAGAAAAGCAATGGAAAATGAGCTGAAATATAGTAATGAACATGATCGGTGGACTG
This is a stretch of genomic DNA from Acetoanaerobium sticklandii. It encodes these proteins:
- a CDS encoding MBL fold metallo-hydrolase, with translation MQIQKLVIGMHESNCYIVSEDNKALIIDPGGEASRIIKQVQRNNLSIVAIALTHYHCDHIEAALELKKAFDCPIYAHKKELKGLQDPKINHTETLGRKAISITPDVLLSEGSKINITDDIYLETIHTPGHTPGGICLYSKLQKLAFTGDTLFEDGLGRTDLEGGNEDLMKKSVSNKISLWEDDINIYPGHGNSVSMKELRRRGIMYLK
- a CDS encoding HD domain-containing protein: MQREKAIELLEKHVTTPHIIRHCYAVEAVMRKLAEKLEPEKIDDWGIAGLLHDLDNDLVDWESDMSVHGPKTVEVMKVEGIGNEQMYRAILAHNPANGSKIESTFERAMYAADPITGFINAIALVYPDKKIKSVKVKSIVKRMKETRFAAGANREAMKSIELLDISFEEFAELALNAMCEIDSVLEL
- a CDS encoding helix-turn-helix domain-containing protein, with translation MILADKIILLRKKSGWSQEELAEKLNVSRQSISKWEGAQSVPGMDKILQLSEIFGVSTDYLLKDSIELEEYVEQESKSEESSMRYVSMEEANSYLDLTQNIAHKMALGVAMCIMSPAIIITLSNLYLLEQFSFSENQSQAIALTLFFITIASAVVIFISIGMKFKDFEYLKTEPIETEYGVSGMVKSKMKAYKETYSKYNIIGVTLCILSVLPVILSSFADKDLTDGIGVIGTLFMVAVGVFMLVTVGTIWSSFNVLLQEGEYSVEGKAKSKVVGSIAGIYWLLTTALYLFISFYYGAWDKSWMIWPVAGVLFGAVAAIANLVIKSKK
- a CDS encoding DUF4825 domain-containing protein, which translates into the protein MDQNKSNKTIIVALIILIISMTFIFIMDKTKQTDTSEETNADKLYAHKSEYIGDSSNISGLLNLLPYSEYKTSIELSTSDKPYGLKVIYNIGDSAVNISDLKNQFYNNALIIFSLIENVDYIDFELIDDDSAEPEIHHYDRKEIQDSHIDNLYGYSADLQTFENFLMEKVYMPGGS
- a CDS encoding DUF3427 domain-containing protein codes for the protein MGKNIEVYESLINKILSNELNQKANSNSIYKEKLEPGTSGSIIASYIKMIVEKGLRHYKSDNDDLSKQIEITNKIIENLSVLVEESELEKYSLTEEYMLKAIGDKLAAKDNIKQWLPQTSVASSSLFTGAIHEPPVYAELKREIASADRIDLLVSFIKFSGLRLIYDDLKEHTKSKKLRVITTSYMGASDLKAIQELAKLPNTEVKVSYDTNRTRLHAKAYYFHRNTGFSTAYIGSSNLSQAALSEGTEWNMKVSEYTSAEIINKYRVTFETYWNLNEFQVFNPDNLLDVQKLKHALSNEKHEEKSNEYFFDLVPYAYQQEILDRLEIEREVYNSYYNLIVAATGTGKTMVSAFDFKNFYKDNPSAKLLFLAHREEILSQSVMAFRGVLKDANFGELWVGNHRPSIFNHVFASIQTLNSNEQYKEFACDYFDYIVLDESHHTTASSYRKILSHFDSKIMLGLTATPERLDGEDILEFFNHRIAYEIRLREAIERNLLCPFHYFGVSETVDLSNVKWQNGRYDTLELSDKYIGNLARDIGIVSAIDRYVTSRNSIKGLGFCVSKEHARYMANSFNEKGISSISLDSDSSDEVRRGAKDKLISGDIKFIFVVDLYNEGVDIPQINTVLFLRPTESATVFIQQLGRGLRLHESKDVLTVLDFIGQGRKEYNYQVKFQSMIGRLHHSIDKEINQDFPTLPKTCFIQLEKVARDIILDNISSSYCNKNKLKQMVNAFPLVCSLPFNLINFLEHYNLTPQVLYKASTLSELSSSYEASSSIFDNIKVLKSPFMKVSKINDYGWLNFLDEFLASPDKILLEKDKRRLLMLYYTMFQNEPEQDIVEVFQSMKQNKALYEELKDLVKYNLSKIDHLPNIINISDDVPLELHASYSTDQVLSALGVHTTDKKAPFREGVKYIEELNLDVFFITLNKSDKLFKESTMYEDYAINEELFHWQSQSRTTVNSSTGRRYINMKENKSKVLLLVREEKSDSYGATETFKCLGLASYVSHEGSAPISIIYKLDNKMPMNILRSSNQVVNI
- a CDS encoding transporter substrate-binding domain-containing protein, which translates into the protein MKKQVIMLCFLTILILIYPINIFAAEGLNFTKEETEFIKNHPVIKLGIDPNFVPFEFYDENNEYKGITADYLELIRQKTGLEFEIQRNLTWPEAYDKALSREIDVLPAVSKTDEREQHFIFSEPYYYFKRVIVTRNDISGINSIEDLKNMTVAVQRNSSHHSYLLSYPNINLSLYDSVETALTAVADGSEKVFVGNLATTNYLIKSNGITNLKFIAFEAEKQQALYFAVRKDWPELTSILNKALDSITQEDKIAINDKWIEFEVELDYGPIIRLILIIGSFVAAILGVSFYWIIRLRKEIRVREQIQKDLKKAKKEADEANEFKSGFMARMSHEIRTPLNAITGMAYLLKKTDISLTQSMYVDRITQASNNMLSIINDILDFSKIEAGKVEIEEASFSIDDIIQNVVNIVSYKIEEQEIGFRLSKDSQLPNWFIGDPKRIEQVLLNILNNAAKFTQKGEVALDIRLIAKESDIYHISFNIKDTGIGMTQQQVEKLFSPFVQGDSSINRRFGGSGLGLSIVKNLVEMMGGSINVFSTPDEGSTFIINLSLRADKIKEDEYLAKLSTKHFSGLRTLVLEKSGTSMNLIDSYLSSFGMHCELTSSEESALSMLEAADGKFAKPFDLIIIDYNTPASGGFRFVDVVHSNTKIAKMPKIIILLPMMREDLFDNLNEHNIDVGIGKPIIPSILLNAIFDIFNLTAVSASSISTTKSNDLEKLDKIYKVLLVEDNKTNQMIAKSILEQVGIECIVANDGQIAVEKFKIHMNDISLILMDLHMPVMNGYEAANEIRKISSEIPIVAMTADVILGVREKCEESGIYHYISKPFAPDKLISLVKEIIINSNMKELNKAENTNDYNEKVLDEEAGLKYMGGNRQLYHDILNEYLKENKNTADLISQAIYDRRYDDAEKLVHKIKSSSGSIGAKSLYEAAIRLQKSLSDNNDKAIEVNRLNFTILFNKLMKEIEGII